A region from the Bos indicus x Bos taurus breed Angus x Brahman F1 hybrid chromosome 9, Bos_hybrid_MaternalHap_v2.0, whole genome shotgun sequence genome encodes:
- the LOC113898520 gene encoding UL16-binding protein 3-like isoform X1, with amino-acid sequence MGGSKTSLGFLVLLPIVLFSRTSSDAHSLSYNVTIDPRPRDGQPWCEVQGEVDQKVFLSYDCGRAKIMYMSPLGEKVKSMNAWETQTDTLRDIGDLLKEQMPDVTPEKHIDEVGSGLLTLQARMACWREDNGHTSASWQFGFNGQTCLLFDLENGHWTMVHSKGRRMKEKWENDRAVTEFFKKVSMGDCQRWFQDFLLRWEKMLKTTASPTTGPSTMQPMAPDSSYIAWIATGVLAGFVMTIIIIACIRYKKRKLCSQEAPDRCSVGLRTQSLLGCFCSPAVYFRAKRSDLRNPKSVYQL; translated from the exons ATGGGTGGCTCCAAGACCAGTCTTGGTTTCCTCGTTTTGCTTCCGATTGTCTTGTTCAGCCGGACGTCCAGCG ACGCTCATTCTCTTTCCTATAATGTCACCATCGATCCTCGGCCCAGAGATGGTCAGCCATGGTGTGAGGTTCAAGGAGAAGTTGATCAAAAGGTCTTTCTCTCCTATGACTGTGGTAGAGCTAAGATCATGTACATGAGTCCATTgggagagaaagtgaaaagtatgAATGCTTGGGAAACACAGACTGACACACTCAGAGACATTGGAGACTTGCTCAAGGAGCAGATGCCTGACGTTACACCGGAGAAACACATAGACGAGG tgGGGTCAGGCCTTCTGACCCTGCAGGCCAGGATGGCATGCTGGCGAGAAGACAACGGACACACCAGTGCATCCTGGCAGTTTGGCTTCAATGGACAAACGTGCCTCCTCTTTGATTTGGAGAATGGACACTGGACAATGGTTCATTCTAAAGGGAGGCGGATGAAAGAGAAGTGGGAGAATGACAGAGCTGTGACGGAGTTCTTCAAGAAGGTCTCCATGGGAGACTGTCAGCGCTGGTTTCAGGATTTCTTGCTGCGCTGGGAGAAAATGTTGAAGACCACGG CATCACCGACCACGGGACCCTCTACAATGCAGCCCATGGCCCCAGACAGCAGTTACATCGCCTGGATCGCCACCGGGGTTCTCGCCGGTTTTGTCATGACGATCATCATAATAGCCTGTATCCGTTACAAGAAGAG GAAACTGTGTTCCCAGGAAGCCCCTGACAGGTGCTCTGTTGGCCTCAGGACTCAGTCTTTGCTTGGCTGCTTTTGTTCTCCTGCTGTTTACTTTAGAGCCAAGAGATCAGACCTTAGGAATCCCAAGTCTGTCTACCAGTTATGA
- the LOC113898520 gene encoding UL16-binding protein 3-like isoform X2 has protein sequence MGGSKTSLGFLVLLPIVLFSRTSSDAHSLSYNVTIDPRPRDGQPWCEVQGEVDQKVFLSYDCGRAKIMYMSPLGEKVKSMNAWETQTDTLRDIGDLLKEQMPDVTPEKHIDEGLLTLQARMACWREDNGHTSASWQFGFNGQTCLLFDLENGHWTMVHSKGRRMKEKWENDRAVTEFFKKVSMGDCQRWFQDFLLRWEKMLKTTASPTTGPSTMQPMAPDSSYIAWIATGVLAGFVMTIIIIACIRYKKRKLCSQEAPDRCSVGLRTQSLLGCFCSPAVYFRAKRSDLRNPKSVYQL, from the exons ATGGGTGGCTCCAAGACCAGTCTTGGTTTCCTCGTTTTGCTTCCGATTGTCTTGTTCAGCCGGACGTCCAGCG ACGCTCATTCTCTTTCCTATAATGTCACCATCGATCCTCGGCCCAGAGATGGTCAGCCATGGTGTGAGGTTCAAGGAGAAGTTGATCAAAAGGTCTTTCTCTCCTATGACTGTGGTAGAGCTAAGATCATGTACATGAGTCCATTgggagagaaagtgaaaagtatgAATGCTTGGGAAACACAGACTGACACACTCAGAGACATTGGAGACTTGCTCAAGGAGCAGATGCCTGACGTTACACCGGAGAAACACATAGACGAGG GCCTTCTGACCCTGCAGGCCAGGATGGCATGCTGGCGAGAAGACAACGGACACACCAGTGCATCCTGGCAGTTTGGCTTCAATGGACAAACGTGCCTCCTCTTTGATTTGGAGAATGGACACTGGACAATGGTTCATTCTAAAGGGAGGCGGATGAAAGAGAAGTGGGAGAATGACAGAGCTGTGACGGAGTTCTTCAAGAAGGTCTCCATGGGAGACTGTCAGCGCTGGTTTCAGGATTTCTTGCTGCGCTGGGAGAAAATGTTGAAGACCACGG CATCACCGACCACGGGACCCTCTACAATGCAGCCCATGGCCCCAGACAGCAGTTACATCGCCTGGATCGCCACCGGGGTTCTCGCCGGTTTTGTCATGACGATCATCATAATAGCCTGTATCCGTTACAAGAAGAG GAAACTGTGTTCCCAGGAAGCCCCTGACAGGTGCTCTGTTGGCCTCAGGACTCAGTCTTTGCTTGGCTGCTTTTGTTCTCCTGCTGTTTACTTTAGAGCCAAGAGATCAGACCTTAGGAATCCCAAGTCTGTCTACCAGTTATGA